Genomic DNA from uncultured Acetobacterium sp.:
CTGCACTGCCAGCCGCCGGACTGGGAAAATCACAAACCGCCATTTTTTTCAGATAAACATCCACCGTTAAATCCTTTATCTTATCCATTAAAAACTCCTTTTCCTCTAACAGACATTCTTTTCTTAATTATATAATCGATCAGACTATTTTATCTTATATTTTTATACAATAGGCAATAAGGCTAATACCACCATTACCAGTGGAATCACCACGCTGCTAGGGAAACTCGCCGCGGGCAAACACAGAACCCGTCTTCAACGATCCCGGATGATACTTCGATAGCATTACAGCCATTTTCCTCAAGCATTTTGGCAATTTTAACCGCCTCGTCAATGCGCATCCCATCGGCAGATTTTTCGTAGGCATGATTTTTGCCAGCATTGGATAGTCGCCCACCCATTTTCGTCGCTCATCCCTTCATGGGTTGCCAGATCGGACGATCCGATTATTTAAAGTGATTCCGGCCAGTTTTGCTTCATTAAATACCTCATTCATTTTGCCTCAATCCTTTCTCCGTATTTTTCGTCTTATCTTTAGTTTTTACCACATTGTCACCTATGCTAACTCATTTTATTAAAATAGTGAATAACATCGACATCGGAAAAACCCAGGGATTTTTTGTGCATTGGCTTTCACCGGGTTATCAATAAACGATAATGTTCTTTTTAAAAATATCTTGATCAAATATTTTTAAAATGTGTCGGAGAGGGTATTCATTTAATAACCGACATAATATTGAGGAGGTAATTGCTAATGAATATTGAACACGTCATCAAAAACCTGAAAAAAATTGATGGATCCCGGGATATCTGGCGGGATATCATCAAAGCATTCGAAGGATATTCCTTCAATGGGGTGGCTGAAGTCTCCATTGAGTCCCAGATGGATGATGAAATCGTCCAGGCTTTTATCGATACGGAAGGGGCTCCGGTAATCGAAATTGCTTTGGATCAATGGGCCGATGGCAGCTACGTGGTAATCGACGCTGCGCAAATCCGCTAATCTTAAGTTTTTTCCTTAAAAGAAAAGCACGCTTAAAGTGGTTTTATGTTTCCATTTTAAGCGTGTCTTTTATTTCTGATAACTGGGAATATAGGTATTAGTTAGTTCCTTATTGCAGATCAGTTCTTTACTCTTATTAAAAACGCCTCTTGTAAATATTGGTGCAAAAGCGTTTATTTTCATTCATCATTATCTAACATACGAGATGCCGAACGTTTTCATATTAAACGTTTCATTGCGGGGCTTTTTCAAGCGACTATTTTTTAGTATTTATCCATTTCGGAATGGTCGAGAATAATCCGGGGAAGTTCTTTCTTTACTGGCTGTTTAGTGATACTGACTGACTTTTTATCCACCATCCCCAGACCGATCTGATCCTGATCCTTTAGTCTAAAATAGCCCACCATCTGTTTGAGCATCTCGGCCTGACCGGTGAGTTCTTCACTGGAAGCGGCACTTTCCTGAGCAGTGGCCGAATTAGATTGAACAACTTGGGAAACCTGTTCAATGCCCTGAGTGATCTGGGCAATTTCTGAAGCCTGCTCATTGGAAGCTTGGGCAATGTGTTTCACAATTCCGGTGACTTTCTCAATTTCCTGCAGTATTTCATTGAGGCTTACCGCAGTATCATCCGCGATAGTTGTCCCGATAGACACCTTTTCAATGGACCCTTCAATAAGGTTGGCCGTTTCTTTGGCGGCTTCTGAACTTCTTGCCGCCAGGGTTCGAACTTCTTCCGCCACAACCGCAAAGCCTTTTCCGTGCTGACCGGCTCTTGCTGCTTCAACGGCAGCATTGAGAGCTAGGATATTGGTCTGAAAGGCGATATCATCAATGACTTTGATGATTTTTGAGATATTTTGAGAAGAAACATTAATTTCCCCCATGGCAACGATCATTTTCTTCATCTGACTATTGCCAATTTCAGCATCTTCCTGAACCTTGTTGGTGATATTATTGGCTTGGTTGGCATTAACGGCATTCTTTTTGGTTTCCTCTGCTACTTCTTCAATCGAAGCGGTGAGTTCCTGAATGGCGCTGGCCTGTTGGGCAGCACCTTGAGATAGAATCTGACCACCACTGGAAATCTGCTGGGCACCCACTTCCACCTGTTCTGCTGCCACATTGATGTCAGACATAGTAGCACTTAAATGAGTAGTGATATCATTAAGTGCCATTTTTATTTCAAAAAAATCACCCTGATAAAAGGATGTAATCTCTCGATTAAGATTTCCTTGCTGGATTTCCTTCAAAGTTTTAGTTATTTCATCGACATAGCGTTTCAAAAACTTGACGGTTTTGTTCAGTGCTTTTTTGATTTCGACATGATCTCCTGAATATTCCCCTACCATTTCAGCCTTTAGATTGCCTTTTGATAGTTCTGTCAGAGCATGTGAAGCTTCAGAGATGGGGGCAATCACTGCATCCAGGGTCTGATTGAATCCAACAATGACCTTGGCATATTCTCCTTTGAACTGGGTAACATCACCCCGGTAACTTAAATCTCCCTGAGTGGCGTTTTGGGTCATGGTCTGGGTTTCTTGAATGAGCAACAGAATGGTTTCGATCATCTCAATCTGGCTTGGAATCAAGGTATCATTTTCACTTTGCTTGCCTAATTTCTTCAGGTCTTCCAAATCGCTGAGGTATCCTTGGGCGATGTTATTCGTTACCATGATAATATCCCTGAACTGATCCACTACTTGATTGATAGACTGGGAGATTTCACCAAAAATTCCGGTGTACTGCCCCTCGATTTTTTGCGAAAAATCGTTGATGCTAATATGAGAAAGGACCGTATTTCCTTCGGATAATGCCCCCAACCCATCGATACAGGCATTAATGCTGTCTTTGATGACATTGAAATCGCCATTGTAGGGTTCAGTAATTTTCTTTGGTATTTTGCCGTCTCCGAACAGATTGATATATTCACTTGCTGTTCTAAGCGGTTGAACAAGCCCAGACACAACTTCATTGATGCCCTCAATAAAATCTTGATAGGAGCCAGATAAAATTGTTGGATCCCCTTTAAAATTAAAGTTACCATGATAAGCGATTTCCGTGCCGGTTTTTTCCATTTCTGAGTATAAAAGATTCAGCTGTTCAACAATATGGATCAATGAATGTGCCAGCACATCTTTTTCAGACTGGGGCTGGATTTCGATCTTCAAATCTCCGTTAGCGAGGCTTTCAGCGGCGTTCGCCAGATGTTTCCGATTCTCGACCATAGCAATAAATGATGCCATCATCTGTCCCAGTTCATCTTCAGATCTTCCCTTGAATTCCTTTAACAGATGCAAATCAAAATCTGTTTCACCAAGAGCCATTCGATGAAAGACTGCGTTGAGTTTGAGGATCGGCTTGGTCATTGTTT
This window encodes:
- a CDS encoding methyl-accepting chemotaxis protein gives rise to the protein MKMDCENQQNYERTQKNLKSGLAGKISLLVIIFSITGIAVSGIASYLMARNVIINQNGTDLPQTLSTLGLMICVVSLVIIGISIPIALAFGKTMTKPILKLNAVFHRMALGETDFDLHLLKEFKGRSEDELGQMMASFIAMVENRKHLANAAESLANGDLKIEIQPQSEKDVLAHSLIHIVEQLNLLYSEMEKTGTEIAYHGNFNFKGDPTILSGSYQDFIEGINEVVSGLVQPLRTASEYINLFGDGKIPKKITEPYNGDFNVIKDSINACIDGLGALSEGNTVLSHISINDFSQKIEGQYTGIFGEISQSINQVVDQFRDIIMVTNNIAQGYLSDLEDLKKLGKQSENDTLIPSQIEMIETILLLIQETQTMTQNATQGDLSYRGDVTQFKGEYAKVIVGFNQTLDAVIAPISEASHALTELSKGNLKAEMVGEYSGDHVEIKKALNKTVKFLKRYVDEITKTLKEIQQGNLNREITSFYQGDFFEIKMALNDITTHLSATMSDINVAAEQVEVGAQQISSGGQILSQGAAQQASAIQELTASIEEVAEETKKNAVNANQANNITNKVQEDAEIGNSQMKKMIVAMGEINVSSQNISKIIKVIDDIAFQTNILALNAAVEAARAGQHGKGFAVVAEEVRTLAARSSEAAKETANLIEGSIEKVSIGTTIADDTAVSLNEILQEIEKVTGIVKHIAQASNEQASEIAQITQGIEQVSQVVQSNSATAQESAASSEELTGQAEMLKQMVGYFRLKDQDQIGLGMVDKKSVSITKQPVKKELPRIILDHSEMDKY